Genomic DNA from Brenneria izadpanahii:
TGGAGGTTTTTTTATGGGAATTAGAATATCAACGGCGCCTTGCTGCTGGGGAGTGGATGATGTAACGAATCCGCATCTGCCACCGTGGGAACGCGTGTTATCCGAAGCGCACCAGGCCGGATACAAGGGAATCGAGCTCGGTCCATATGGGTATATCCCGCTGGATTTGGCGCGCGTTTCGGCGGAGCTGGAAAAGAACGATCTGATTATCGTTGCCGGCACGATCTTCGACGACATGGTATCGGAAAGCAACTATCAAAACCTCCTGCGGCAAACCGACGAAATCTGTTCGTTGATCACCAAGCTGCCGCAAACGACTAAAGACGAGGGACAGCATTTCGCCGCGCCCTATCTTACGGTAATGGATTGGGGGCACGACGAGCGTGATTACGCCGCGGGCCATCCTGACCGGGCGCCCAAACTGCCTGAAGATATCTGGAAGCGCACCGTGGAGCACTTTTACACCATCTCCAAGAAGGCCTGGGAAGAGTATGGCGTCCGCGCCGTCATTCACCCCCATGCCGGCGGATATATCGAATTTGCCGACGAAATCGACATGATTGCCGACGCCGTTCCGCCGGAAATCGCCGGATTCTGTCTGGATACCGGCCACCTGACTTATTCGGGCATGGACCCTGTCGTATGGCTGCGAAAATACGCCTCCCGGCTTGACTACATCCACTTCAAAGACATTGACGCAAAAGTATATGCCCAGGTGATGAAGCAGAAAATCCGCTTTTTCGAGGCTTGCGCCAACGGCGTTATGTGCCCCATCGGACAAGGCATCGTCGACTATAAAGCCGTACTGAAATTGCTCAAGGAAATCAACTACAACGGCTTCATCACCATAGAGCAGGAAAAGGATCCCAGAAACGCGGATGCGAGCCTCACGGAAGTTAAGAAAAGCCTGGATTACTTGATTAGCGCTGGTTACTGATAAAAACAGAGGAAGATTACCATGATCTATGGAGGCAAAACGATTGACCGCCCTCTTCGTTGGGCAATGGTCGGCGGCGGCAGCACAAGCCAGATTGGCTATATTCACCGAAGCGCCGCGCTGCGCGATTTCTACTTCGACCTGGTGGCGGCCGCTCTTGATATCAATCCGGAACGCGGCAAGGAATTCGGCAACAAGCTTCATATTGCGGAGGATCGCTGCTATCCGGATTATAAAACCATGTTTGAGAAGGAAAAAGAACGCCCAGACGGCATTGAAGTCGTTACCGTCGCAAC
This window encodes:
- a CDS encoding sugar phosphate isomerase/epimerase family protein, producing the protein MGIRISTAPCCWGVDDVTNPHLPPWERVLSEAHQAGYKGIELGPYGYIPLDLARVSAELEKNDLIIVAGTIFDDMVSESNYQNLLRQTDEICSLITKLPQTTKDEGQHFAAPYLTVMDWGHDERDYAAGHPDRAPKLPEDIWKRTVEHFYTISKKAWEEYGVRAVIHPHAGGYIEFADEIDMIADAVPPEIAGFCLDTGHLTYSGMDPVVWLRKYASRLDYIHFKDIDAKVYAQVMKQKIRFFEACANGVMCPIGQGIVDYKAVLKLLKEINYNGFITIEQEKDPRNADASLTEVKKSLDYLISAGY